The sequence GTGAATTCATGGAAAAATTATCATCTGATCCATTAGGTTTCTTAAATGATACAACAGCAAATTTAGTAAAAGATTTCCAagtttcaaaatcaacaacttcaactgGTTTCGAAGAGGAAAGACATGCTTCTTTCTATTATCAACCAATGACTGAAGAACttgtaaaaaattatctttcAAAACAAACCACTCCAAATCCAACTCCACAACAAATTTCAATGGCTCCTTCAACTCCTCAAActccttaaaaaaaaaaaaaaaaaaaaaaaaaaaaaaataataataaaaaataaataaaattagatcATTATTCATTAAAAGAGCAACAagacaattattttttttatttcgaaggaaattaaataaataatattatttactgagaaataaatattagtttattcccattttatttatttatttatttattttattatatctatacatatattatttatttatttattatatttatttattttattattttaatcatttgaaattttatagGCAACCATACTTTCAACTTTAtgaattgttgttgtaaaagATCTAAGTTTAACTTGTTGTGAATTTGTTATGAATTTTGGATCAGATTCTTCCCATTTTTGAGGTACTGCTAAATCTTTACTTGTATATactaataaatcaaatgtaCATGCATTTGGTAAAAGTGGTAAAAATGTAACACTTGCTGTAATTTGTCTAATAATTGCTTGAATTTCATTCATTATCTCTTTTTCTGGTTTTTGTCTTGGTGctctaaataaataaattattattattattattattattattattattattaatattattattttatatttataaatattaaaaaaaaaaaaaaagaataaccATACTCTCCTTCTTTTGGAATATCAGTTGTAACATCGAATACCCATCTTTCTAAAACCTCTTTTGTAACGATATCAGTGATTACTAAAACCAATTTTTGAACATCACCACTTAATAACCATTctgataattgttttaatacattatctaaataatcttttaatgattgatCATTAGTTACCAATATTGGTAATCCATATTTTGCAACTCTTGTAAATGATTCTGGTGGATATAATCCTCTTTGAAATAGAATTGTATTTATACTATATgctatttatatatttataaatttatattttttttttaattagtatcagatttttttttttttttttttttttttttttttttttttaatacttaCAAAAAAATTCAGTTACAATCTCTGTTGAACcttttaatgaaatatttgttttagaTGCTACTGCAGCTtgcattttattatatttgttttgaaTAGTTGATAAAACcaaacctaaaaaaaaataaaaaataaaaaaatgaaaaaaataaaaaattcaatttaaaacCCACGAatctaaaaaattacaaaaaaaaaaggagggaaaaatttaaattttggtgTGTATAtaagtttttaaatatattttattattacagtGAGGATTGAGGTAATTCAATTGGTGAATGTAAAGTTGGATGTGTCATTTTCTCTTGTTTATCAGCATAACTAAATATTgaatctttttcttcttgagctttatcttgttgttgtcccttattgttaattgttgttgatgatgttgttgttttaattgggCATGGTGAAGCAacttcattttttaaaataatagcAGGTGGAGTTTCAGGTATAGGTAAAGTTGAAGAGATTAAAGGTGATGAAggtgaagaatttgaaagtGGATCAGATACATCTAATTGTAATTTCTTTGATAATGGGATTccagtattattattattaatatttaaagtttgttgttgttgttttttaagtttttcttgtttttccCATTCTAAAGTTAAGTGTTGTtgataatcttttaattgtttaacgAAACCGAAATTTGGATTAATACAAGATCTCTTTTGTTTACAAAAAGTGAAAGCATCTGAATAGGTCATATGATCTTCTTTCATTAAGTATGCTAATACCACAGTTGTTGATCTACTAATACCCATTGCGCAGTGTATTAAAACTCTACCACCTTGTTTCTTACAATCATTAATGAATTGAATAACTGGTTCAAAGTGTTCGTAAATGTTTGCTTTTGGTCTGTCGTCCAAGTTTGCtctataatatttataaaggTGAGGATAAACATCATCCAATTCACCTGCCATATTAACTAAATGAgttatctttaaatttatcaattgttgTCTATTACCTGCATTCTCAGCACCAcctaaatataaaaaatctttaataatttctgATGGATATAATTGTGATCCACCACCACCGCCACTACTTGAAGAAGGAGAAGAAGAAGGATTACACATGAATGAATAAtctttttgaaattgatcaaAACCACCTTGATAAATTATAACtttagttttctttttttttaataggaAATGTCTAAGTACTACTTTATCCCAATCCGATACCTTTAAAGATTTGATTATATCTTGATCACTACCAATACTATTTGAggttgttgtagtagtagtagtagtagtagcagtagtagtaattgttgttgttgatatggTTTTCTCCAATTCATCAATATTATA comes from Dictyostelium discoideum AX4 chromosome 2 chromosome, whole genome shotgun sequence and encodes:
- a CDS encoding DNA-binding HORMA domain-containing protein translates to MQAAVASKTNISLKGSTEIVTEFFSYSINTILFQRGLYPPESFTRVAKYGLPILVTNDQSLKDYLDNVLKQLSEWLLSGDVQKLVLVITDIVTKEVLERWVFDVTTDIPKEGEAPRQKPEKEIMNEIQAIIRQITASVTFLPLLPNACTFDLLVYTSKDLAVPQKWEESDPKFITNSQQVKLRSFTTTIHKVESMVAYKISND